The sequence CCGTGGGCGGCGACGCCATTCCCGAGCACACGGTCTATCTGGACGCCTACTGGATCGATGTCCACGAGGTGACCAACCACGAGTACAAGATCTTCTGCGACGCCACCAGCCGTGCCTACCCGCCCGATCCCGGCTTCACCGGCATGCCCAGCTACTTCCTCAACTACCCCGACTATCCGGTCGTCATGGTGGACTGGGCGGATGCCACCGCCTACGCCGCCTGGGCGGGCAAGCGCCTGCCCACGGAGGCCGAATGGGAACGCGCCGCCAAGGGCGCCGTGGACAACCGCCTGTACCCCTGGGGCAACCAGTTCAACGCCATGATCGGTGGTACCATCCACCACGCCAACACCACCGAGGCGGGGGATGGCTTTACCTACACGGCGCCTGTGGGCAGTTACACCACGGGGATCAGCCCCGCCGGCTGCCTGGACATGGCGGGCAATGTCTGGGAATGGTGCAGCGACTGGTACTCCAGCAGTTACTACAGCAGTTTACCCTACGCCAATCCACAGGGACCAGCCTCCGGCACCACCCGGGTGGTACGTGGCGGCAGCTGGAACTACGGCAGTTCGAACGCCCGACGTGCCTCTCGGGGCAGCTACACGCCCGCGAACCGCTACCACAACCTGGGTTTCCGCTGTGCCAGGACTCCGTAATCCTTTGTCCCTTGGGTCCTCGCCCTTGGGCTTGGAGTGTGTCACGAGATCAGTTTGGGTGAAGGGGCAAATCTGCAGCGAGGCCGCGTGCCGTCGGCCGGATCTGGATGAGGACCTGTCCGATGTTGGCCTGATCGGCGTGAGCCAACCAGCGGTTGCGCGACAGATCCATTCATAGACGGCTCGTGGAACCCGTCGCCCGGTGTCCTGAAGAGAGGTGAACACAACCATGTACACACACAAGGCGCGGCTCGGCTT is a genomic window of bacterium containing:
- a CDS encoding SUMF1/EgtB/PvdO family nonheme iron enzyme — its product is MKGMLPFAGACLLLSVQAAQAGQPSVTNVTAQQLPGTEIIQITYDLAEDEGLPCWISVRVDRDNMGAWLVPVWSLSGDAGPNILPGAGKTIQWNAGRDYDRHMANAQVRVTAHSLVDGLPQDMVLVPAGEFVMGSTTVGGDAIPEHTVYLDAYWIDVHEVTNHEYKIFCDATSRAYPPDPGFTGMPSYFLNYPDYPVVMVDWADATAYAAWAGKRLPTEAEWERAAKGAVDNRLYPWGNQFNAMIGGTIHHANTTEAGDGFTYTAPVGSYTTGISPAGCLDMAGNVWEWCSDWYSSSYYSSLPYANPQGPASGTTRVVRGGSWNYGSSNARRASRGSYTPANRYHNLGFRCARTP